Within Protaetiibacter intestinalis, the genomic segment ACGAGCCGCCCGTCGAGCTCCAGCCGGAGGGCCGGCTGGCCGTTGACCCAGGCGGCCGTCGCCACCACGAGGCCCCCCGCCTTCGCCATGCCGCCGACGAGCAGCCGCGCGAGCCGATCGGCGCCGATGACCGGCCGCCGCGCCGCGCCCCGCACCTTGCCGCCGCCGTCCGCCACCGAGACGACGTCGGGCGCGAGCACGTCCATGAGCCCCTGCAGGTCGCCCGTGTTGAGGGCGACGACGAGCCGCCCCATCACCTCCTCCTGCTCCGTCCGGTCCACGCTCATCCGCGGACGGCGGGCGGCGACGTGCTCCTTCGCCCGGTGCGCGATCTGACGCACGGCCGCCGACGACTTGCCGACCGCATCCGCGATCTCCTCGTACGACAGGTCGAACACCTCGCGGAGCACGAAGACGGCCCGCTCGGCGGGCCCGAGGGTCTCGAGCACGGTGAGCATCGCGATCGACACGTTCTCGGCGAACTCGACGTCGTCGGCGACGTCGCGGGAGGTGAGGAGCGGCTCGGGAAGCCACTCCCCCACGTAGTCCTCCCGGCGGCGCGAGAGGGTGCGCAGCTGGTTGAGCGCCTGCCGCGTGACGATGCGCACGAGGTAGGCGCGCGGCTCGCGGATCTCGGCGCGGTCCACGGTCGCCCACCGCAGCCACGACTCCTGCAGCACGTCCTCGGCGTCGGCCGCGGAGCCGAGCATCTCGTAGGCGACCGTGAAGAGCAGCCGGCGGTGCACGATGAACGGGTCGTCGCCGTCGTCGTCGGACATGAGCGCGAGCCTACGCCGCACCCTGCGCGGCGCCCCGGAGGGCGAGCGGCGGCAGCTCGCAGGCGTCGGCGAACCCCTCCGAGCGGATGCCGAGGGCGACGTTCATGCGCGAGGACATGTTGATGAACCCGACGCGCGCCGCCAGCTCGACGAGCGCCGCGGGTCCGAGCTCCGCGAGCAGGGCATCCGACAGCTCGTCGGTGACCGCGGGCGGCGTCTGGCTGGCGGCCTCCGCGTACTCCATGACCCGCCGTTCGAGCGGGCTGAAGACCTGCGACTCGCGCCAGACCGGCACCTCGCGCACCTTCGCCTCGTCGAGACCGTGGTTGTGGGCCAGGTAGTAGTTGAAGTCGAGGCAGAAGCTGCACCCGATGAACGCCGCCGCCGCCATCGTCGCGTAGGACGCGAGGTCGGGGTCGAGCTCGTTCCAGCGCTCGACCTTGCCGCCGAAGCCCATCGCGTCCTTCATGATCGGCCGGTGGTGCCAGAGCACCCCGACCGAGTCGGGGACCCTGCCCACCATCCGGCGCGCGGCGAACTTCACGAGCGCGCCGTACAGGCCGGTGACCTCGGTCGGGGGGATGCGGGTGTCGGTGGACATGTCGTGCTCCTGTCGTCGGATGGTTTCCTTCGACATGCAGACACCGGCCGCGGCCGGCGTGTGACAGCTCGCGCGCTACTTCCGGGCGAGGATCTCGCCGTGCGGGAACACCATCCAGCCGTCGGGGTCCTCGGCCCAGTGCGCCCAGGCCGAGCTGATCGCCTCGAGGTCGGCGCGCGTCGCGAGCTCCTTGCCGAGCGCGTCGCCCGCGAACGCCGAGGCGAGCACGCGGTCGCGCCACATGCCGCCCCACCAGCTGCGCTCCTCCTCGTCCGAGAAGCACCAGACGGATGCCGTGGAGGCGACCGCGGTGAAGCCCGCCTCGTGCGCCCACTGCTTGAGCCGGCGGCCGGCATCCGGCTCGCCCCCGTTGCTGCGGTGCACGCGCTGGTAGAGGGTCGCCCAGGCGTCGAGGCCGAGGGTCTGCGGGTGCAGCACGACGCCCGCGTAGTCGCACTCGCGCACCGCGACGACGCCGCCGTCGGCGACCACCCGGCGGAACTCGACGAGCGCCTCGACGGGGCGCCCGAGGTGCTGCAGCACCTGGTGGGCGTGCACGACGTCGAACTCTCCGTCGGCGTAGGGCAGCGCGTAGGCGTCGGCGACGTGGAACTCGACGTTCGTCACGCCGCGCTCGGCGGCGTGGGCGCGCGCCTGCGCGACGACCTCCTCGGAGGCGTCGACGCCGACGACGCGCCCCGGCGCGACGAGCTCGGCGAGGTCGACCGTGATGGTGCCGGGGCCGGCACCGACGTCGAGAAGCGACATCCCGGGTCGCAGCTCCGGCAGCAGGTAGGCGGCCGAGTTGTGGGCGGTGCGCCAGATGTGGGAGCGCAGCACGGTCTCGTGGTGGCCGTGGGTGTAGCGCTCGTCGGGGGTGGTCATCGCGCCAATCTAGCGGGATCTCCCTAGGCTGGATGGATGACCAATCCGTTCTTCGCGGACAGCGCGCTGCCCTACCTGCTTCCCGATTTCGCGGCCGTGCGCGACGAGCACTACCGCGAGGCCTTCGACCGCGGGATGGCGGATCAGCTCGTCGAGGTCGCGGCGATCACGGCCGATGCGGCGCCGCCCGACTTCGAGAACACGATCGTGCCCCTCGAGCGCTCGGGCGCGATCCTCGACCGCGTGGCGACCGTGTTCTACACGCTCAGCTCGGCCGACACGACCGAGTACATCCAGGAGCTCGAGGAGGAGCTCGCCCCGCGGCTCGCCGCCCACCACGACGCGATCGTGCTGGATGCCGCCCTCTTCGCGCGCATCGACGCCATCCACCGCGCCGCCCAGGAGGACGCGGAACGCCTCGACGACGAACAGCGCTACCTCGTGCACCGCCGGCACACCGAGATGGTGCTCGCGGGCGCGGCCCTGGGGGATGCCGACAAGGAGCGCCTGCGCGAGCTGAACCAGCGCATCTCGACGCTCACGACGCGCTTCGAGAAGCACCTGCTCGACGACACGAACGAGCTCGCGGTGCACCTCACCGACGAGTCGGAGCTCGCGGGCCTCGCGCCGGGCGAGCTGTCGGCGGCCCACGAGGCGGCCGCCTCGCGCGGCCTC encodes:
- a CDS encoding RNA polymerase sigma-70 factor, yielding MSDDDGDDPFIVHRRLLFTVAYEMLGSAADAEDVLQESWLRWATVDRAEIREPRAYLVRIVTRQALNQLRTLSRRREDYVGEWLPEPLLTSRDVADDVEFAENVSIAMLTVLETLGPAERAVFVLREVFDLSYEEIADAVGKSSAAVRQIAHRAKEHVAARRPRMSVDRTEQEEVMGRLVVALNTGDLQGLMDVLAPDVVSVADGGGKVRGAARRPVIGADRLARLLVGGMAKAGGLVVATAAWVNGQPALRLELDGRLVGVASLTIAGGRVAMVHSIANPDKLGNLDAEAELASR
- a CDS encoding carboxymuconolactone decarboxylase family protein yields the protein MSTDTRIPPTEVTGLYGALVKFAARRMVGRVPDSVGVLWHHRPIMKDAMGFGGKVERWNELDPDLASYATMAAAAFIGCSFCLDFNYYLAHNHGLDEAKVREVPVWRESQVFSPLERRVMEYAEAASQTPPAVTDELSDALLAELGPAALVELAARVGFINMSSRMNVALGIRSEGFADACELPPLALRGAAQGAA
- a CDS encoding class I SAM-dependent methyltransferase; translation: MTTPDERYTHGHHETVLRSHIWRTAHNSAAYLLPELRPGMSLLDVGAGPGTITVDLAELVAPGRVVGVDASEEVVAQARAHAAERGVTNVEFHVADAYALPYADGEFDVVHAHQVLQHLGRPVEALVEFRRVVADGGVVAVRECDYAGVVLHPQTLGLDAWATLYQRVHRSNGGEPDAGRRLKQWAHEAGFTAVASTASVWCFSDEEERSWWGGMWRDRVLASAFAGDALGKELATRADLEAISSAWAHWAEDPDGWMVFPHGEILARK